A genome region from Streptomyces antimycoticus includes the following:
- a CDS encoding ATP-binding cassette domain-containing protein codes for MATKDPKNSPAGAAPADEPVVRLRGVGKLYGNVRALEGIDLAVRPGRVTCVLGDNGAGKSTLIKIISGLHQHDEGEYLVDGEPVRLNNPRDALNLGIATVYQDLATVPLLPVWRNFFLGSELTRGPWPVRRLDIERMKKITDEELSAMGIHLDNLEQPIGTLSGGQRQSVAIARAVHFGARVLILDEPTAALGVKQSGVVLKYIAGARERGLGVIFITHNPHHAYMVGDHFAVLRLGALELNAAREDVSLEELTNHMAGGAELAALKHELAQVRGVDVDELPEEVTAPSA; via the coding sequence ATGGCAACGAAGGACCCCAAGAACAGCCCCGCCGGCGCCGCACCGGCCGATGAGCCGGTGGTCCGGCTGCGGGGCGTGGGCAAGCTCTACGGAAACGTACGCGCCCTGGAGGGCATCGACCTGGCCGTCCGGCCGGGCCGGGTGACCTGCGTGCTCGGCGACAACGGAGCGGGAAAGTCCACCCTGATCAAAATCATCTCGGGGCTGCACCAGCACGACGAGGGCGAATACCTCGTCGATGGCGAGCCGGTGCGGCTGAACAACCCGCGTGACGCCCTGAACCTGGGCATCGCCACCGTCTACCAGGACCTGGCCACCGTGCCCCTGCTGCCGGTGTGGCGGAACTTCTTCCTCGGCTCCGAGCTGACCCGCGGTCCCTGGCCGGTGCGCCGGCTGGACATCGAGCGGATGAAGAAGATCACCGACGAGGAGCTGTCCGCCATGGGCATCCACCTCGACAACCTGGAACAGCCCATCGGCACCCTCTCCGGCGGCCAGCGGCAGTCCGTGGCCATCGCCCGGGCGGTCCACTTCGGCGCCCGGGTGCTGATCCTGGACGAGCCCACCGCGGCGCTCGGCGTCAAGCAGTCGGGTGTCGTGCTCAAGTACATCGCGGGGGCGCGCGAGCGCGGGCTCGGCGTCATCTTCATCACCCACAACCCGCACCACGCCTATATGGTCGGCGATCACTTCGCGGTGCTGAGGCTCGGCGCCCTGGAGCTGAACGCGGCGCGCGAGGACGTCAGCCTCGAAGAGCTCACCAACCATATGGCCGGCGGCGCCGAACTGGCCGCGCTCAAACATGAGCTGGCCCAGGTCCGCGGCGTCGATGTGGATGAGCTGCCCGAGGAGGTGACCGCCCCTTCCGCCTGA
- a CDS encoding sugar phosphate isomerase/epimerase family protein, whose translation MTADASPAPALDRIRVGSAPDSWGVWFPDDDQQVPWQRFLDEVTQAGYQWIELGPYGYLPTDPARLTEETGRRGLTVSAGTIFTSLHRGPEVWDATWEHVSQVAELTRAMNAKHLVVIPSFWRDDKTAELIEPPTLTAEQWRHLSTGMERLGREVRERFGLDIVVHPHADTHIDTEENVARFLDATDSDLVSLCLDTGHYAYCGGDSVKLIETYGERIGYLHLKQVDPEILADVVKNEVPFGPAVQRGVMCEPPNGVPELGPVLTAAQNLDVDLFAIVEQDMYPCPPDQPFPIAERTRRFLRSCGA comes from the coding sequence ATGACTGCCGACGCCTCCCCCGCACCCGCCCTGGACCGCATCCGGGTCGGCTCGGCCCCCGACTCCTGGGGGGTCTGGTTCCCCGACGACGACCAGCAGGTCCCCTGGCAGCGCTTCCTCGACGAGGTCACGCAGGCCGGCTACCAGTGGATCGAGCTGGGTCCGTACGGCTATCTGCCGACCGACCCGGCCCGGCTCACCGAGGAGACCGGCCGGCGCGGCCTCACCGTATCGGCGGGCACCATCTTCACCTCGCTGCACCGGGGCCCCGAGGTCTGGGACGCCACCTGGGAGCATGTCTCCCAGGTGGCCGAGCTGACCCGGGCGATGAACGCCAAGCACCTGGTGGTCATCCCGTCCTTCTGGCGGGACGACAAGACCGCCGAGCTGATCGAGCCCCCGACGCTCACCGCCGAGCAGTGGCGCCATCTGTCCACCGGGATGGAGCGGCTCGGCCGTGAGGTGCGGGAACGCTTCGGGCTCGACATCGTCGTCCACCCCCATGCCGACACCCATATCGACACCGAGGAGAACGTGGCCCGCTTCCTGGACGCCACCGACTCCGACCTGGTCAGCCTCTGCCTGGACACCGGCCACTACGCCTACTGCGGCGGCGACAGCGTCAAGCTGATCGAGACCTACGGCGAGCGCATCGGCTATCTCCACCTCAAGCAGGTCGACCCGGAGATCCTCGCCGATGTGGTCAAGAACGAGGTGCCGTTCGGCCCCGCCGTCCAGCGCGGCGTCATGTGCGAGCCGCCGAACGGCGTTCCGGAGCTGGGACCGGTCCTGACCGCGGCCCAGAACCTGGATGTGGACCTGTTCGCCATCGTCGAGCAGGACATGTACCCCTGCCCGCCCGACCAGCCCTTCCCCATCGCCGAGCGCACCCGGCGCTTCCTGCGCTCCTGCGGCGCCTGA